In one Limosilactobacillus oris genomic region, the following are encoded:
- a CDS encoding ammonium transporter, which yields MSTTNTLFVMVASILVFFMTPGLAFFYGGMVSRRNSVNTLLSVFFISGLAIILWVILGYSLSFNGNVFGLVGNLHAMMMSNVRLDQLTTGKIPLGLYSLFQMMFAIITPALFVGAIVGRVRFKFLMVFIICWSICVYYPLVHMIWGNGLLSKLGALDFAGGTVVHINAGITALALSIMVGPRSHPEDEHANHSWILLGTAILWIGWYGFNAGSALAINDVAMQAMITTTIATAASMVAWQLLEVWRVGHITLVGTCSGALCGLVAITPAAGYVAIDGAIWIGLIGSIVSFLFVTLIKPRIHLDDTLDAFGCHGVSGIWGSIATGLFASHAINGHVTSDGLFVGAGWHLFNIQLLTTIIVIAWTLIISMLLIKLISCWMQIRVSSDDEILGLDLSQHNEPLHSTRLADERTE from the coding sequence ATGAGTACGACAAACACATTATTTGTAATGGTTGCTAGTATCCTGGTGTTTTTTATGACGCCAGGATTAGCTTTTTTCTATGGTGGAATGGTGTCACGCCGTAATTCAGTCAATACGCTGCTCTCAGTATTCTTTATTTCAGGACTCGCCATTATTCTATGGGTTATCCTAGGATATTCATTATCATTCAACGGCAACGTCTTTGGATTAGTAGGTAATCTTCATGCCATGATGATGAGTAATGTCCGACTCGACCAGTTAACTACGGGGAAAATCCCATTAGGACTGTATTCACTATTCCAAATGATGTTTGCAATCATTACCCCGGCTTTATTCGTTGGTGCGATTGTTGGAAGGGTCCGGTTTAAGTTTTTAATGGTCTTTATAATTTGCTGGTCAATCTGTGTCTATTATCCACTCGTCCATATGATTTGGGGCAATGGATTACTTTCAAAACTGGGAGCATTAGATTTTGCAGGCGGAACAGTAGTTCATATTAATGCTGGGATTACCGCGCTGGCCCTTTCTATAATGGTTGGGCCCCGTTCTCATCCCGAAGACGAACACGCCAACCATTCTTGGATCTTATTAGGTACCGCAATTTTATGGATTGGCTGGTATGGCTTTAACGCTGGCTCTGCCTTAGCAATTAATGATGTTGCAATGCAAGCGATGATTACAACAACTATCGCTACGGCCGCTTCAATGGTTGCTTGGCAATTATTAGAAGTTTGGCGAGTTGGTCATATTACCCTGGTTGGGACATGTTCGGGCGCTTTATGTGGCCTAGTAGCAATTACACCGGCTGCTGGTTATGTTGCTATCGACGGTGCAATTTGGATCGGGCTAATTGGTTCGATCGTGAGTTTCTTATTTGTTACACTGATTAAGCCAAGAATCCATCTGGATGATACCCTTGATGCTTTTGGTTGTCATGGGGTTAGTGGAATCTGGGGTAGTATTGCAACAGGATTATTTGCCAGTCATGCGATTAATGGTCATGTTACTAGCGATGGCCTATTTGTTGGTGCCGGTTGGCATTTATTTAATATTCAATTATTAACAACTATTATCGTGATTGCTTGGACTTTGATAATTTCAATGCTCCTAATTAAGTTAATTAGTTGCTGGATGCAAATTCGAGTTTCTAGCGATGATGAAATACTTGGTCTGGATTTAAGCCAGCATAACGAACCGCTCCATTCTACCCGGTTAGCAGATGAAAGAACTGAGTAA
- a CDS encoding DUF3021 domain-containing protein codes for MKRILKRFLKGLAIGSATYLVFLTIHFQPMLPTALNTVSVMVISGLIGVATFIFQTDLNYFVALIVHFIITVLLVAVMIVVNHWGITLQSLWLIVVAYVIIWIVLRFQQESDVREINAKLNKRK; via the coding sequence ATGAAGAGAATTTTAAAGCGATTTTTAAAAGGACTGGCAATTGGGTCAGCCACGTACTTAGTGTTTTTAACCATTCACTTCCAACCGATGCTGCCAACGGCATTGAACACGGTCAGCGTTATGGTCATCAGTGGGTTAATTGGCGTGGCAACGTTTATCTTTCAAACGGACTTAAATTATTTTGTGGCGTTAATCGTTCATTTTATAATTACGGTTCTGCTGGTGGCAGTGATGATTGTCGTCAACCACTGGGGAATCACTTTGCAGTCGTTGTGGCTAATCGTGGTTGCTTACGTGATTATTTGGATTGTCCTGCGGTTCCAACAAGAAAGCGATGTTCGAGAGATTAACGCCAAATTGAATAAGCGGAAATAA
- a CDS encoding LytTR family DNA-binding domain-containing protein, giving the protein MKVRFQQADLEPEELTVIVESSAKTARVDRLLNYLKAFESNPAEKLPIKTPDRFMIIKTADLVMVEVNQNELSFYTTAQVIKSVGKLKDVHTRLTAPNFIQVSRFAIINMDYLQAIENGFSGTLVARLETGVRTTVSRRYVPVIKQYLGL; this is encoded by the coding sequence TTGAAAGTTCGGTTTCAACAGGCGGACCTAGAGCCAGAAGAACTGACAGTAATTGTCGAGAGCTCCGCTAAAACGGCCCGTGTTGACCGCCTTCTTAATTATTTAAAAGCGTTTGAGAGTAACCCAGCGGAGAAGTTGCCGATCAAGACACCTGACCGCTTTATGATTATTAAGACGGCTGACTTAGTAATGGTCGAAGTCAACCAAAATGAGCTCTCGTTTTATACGACCGCTCAAGTGATTAAGTCGGTGGGCAAATTGAAGGATGTTCATACCCGGCTAACAGCGCCGAACTTTATCCAGGTTTCGCGCTTTGCAATTATCAATATGGATTATTTGCAGGCAATTGAGAACGGCTTTTCGGGAACGTTAGTAGCCAGGCTCGAAACGGGGGTCAGAACAACGGTTAGCAGACGGTACGTACCGGTAATTAAGCAATACTTAGGCTTATAG
- a CDS encoding ABC transporter permease, producing MAALIYRNLKLYFRNRMGAMMSLLGALITFFIYISFLKENLVQEWQKVANANQVLDAWMMGGILTIAGVTTAFGALGQLVSDREDNRYQDFRMTALKQWQLAISYFISAFLISLIMQLVSFIIMAVYFKVTDNLTIKWADGGKLLLVSLLGTLVATVFCQIIIEFIHSHVVFNRTSALIGTGIGFAIATYMPVGALSAFGRHLVKAFPSSYIASSFRELLVGNRIPAVVLPELNDYLGIKLTVFKHSLGLSQNMLLVTIVSLLGLGLLIIVNHLKYKQH from the coding sequence ATGGCAGCTTTAATTTACCGTAACCTCAAACTATACTTTCGTAACCGCATGGGTGCCATGATGTCGTTACTAGGAGCCCTGATTACATTCTTTATTTACATTAGTTTTCTGAAAGAAAATTTAGTCCAAGAATGGCAAAAAGTCGCTAACGCAAACCAGGTCTTAGATGCCTGGATGATGGGCGGCATTTTGACAATTGCCGGGGTCACGACAGCCTTTGGCGCTTTAGGCCAGTTAGTAAGCGACCGGGAAGACAACCGCTATCAGGATTTCCGGATGACAGCACTAAAGCAGTGGCAGCTCGCGATTAGTTATTTTATCAGTGCCTTTTTAATTAGCTTGATTATGCAATTGGTGTCTTTTATCATCATGGCAGTCTACTTTAAAGTGACTGATAACTTGACGATTAAATGGGCAGATGGGGGTAAGCTCCTGCTGGTTTCACTACTGGGCACGCTTGTCGCGACCGTCTTTTGCCAGATTATTATCGAGTTTATCCACAGTCACGTCGTCTTTAACCGAACGTCGGCCTTGATTGGAACGGGAATCGGGTTCGCAATTGCTACTTACATGCCGGTGGGCGCACTATCAGCGTTTGGCCGCCACCTGGTCAAGGCCTTTCCAAGTTCTTATATTGCCAGCAGCTTTCGTGAGCTTCTGGTTGGAAACCGAATTCCGGCAGTAGTCCTACCAGAGCTCAATGACTACTTAGGGATTAAGCTGACGGTGTTTAAGCATTCTTTGGGACTGTCACAAAACATGCTGCTGGTCACAATCGTAAGTCTGCTTGGCCTTGGTTTGCTAATTATCGTTAATCATTTAAAATATAAGCAGCATTAA
- a CDS encoding ABC transporter ATP-binding protein, which produces MLITTQNLTKKYGSKIAVNQLDLAIPQGALVAYLGTNGAGKSTTINMLVGLLKPTGGIISYAKDLKIGVVFQNSVLDDHLTVSENLQSRAAMYQGIDQDWIERLTKMMVLTKFLHQRYGTLSGGQKRRVDIARALLNHPNLLFLDEPTTGLDIQTRNVIWGLLRKLQYEQGLTIFLTTHYLEEASNAELIYILEEGKVLATGSAAQLKQQYARNSLLLIFKDNTVPEGAKLVDHRRYEINGINHEQALTLLDHYRSSLENFEYRQGDLDDAFVNITGKEIQ; this is translated from the coding sequence ATGCTAATAACAACCCAAAATTTAACTAAGAAGTATGGTAGCAAAATTGCTGTCAATCAGCTGGATTTAGCGATACCCCAAGGAGCATTGGTTGCGTACTTGGGAACAAACGGCGCTGGCAAATCAACCACCATTAACATGCTGGTGGGCCTGCTAAAACCAACTGGCGGAATCATTTCCTACGCCAAGGACTTAAAAATCGGCGTTGTTTTCCAGAATAGCGTATTGGATGATCACTTAACGGTCAGCGAGAATTTACAAAGCCGGGCGGCAATGTACCAGGGGATTGACCAAGACTGGATTGAGCGCCTGACCAAGATGATGGTCCTGACTAAGTTCCTGCACCAGCGGTACGGAACCCTGTCCGGTGGTCAGAAAAGACGGGTCGATATTGCCCGGGCACTGTTAAACCATCCCAATTTGCTGTTTCTGGACGAACCAACAACGGGTCTTGATATTCAAACGCGCAACGTCATTTGGGGGCTTTTGAGAAAACTGCAGTACGAGCAGGGACTGACGATTTTTCTGACGACCCACTACCTGGAAGAGGCCAGTAACGCGGAATTAATCTATATTCTGGAAGAGGGGAAAGTACTGGCGACCGGTTCGGCAGCGCAGTTAAAACAACAATACGCGCGGAATTCATTGCTGCTGATCTTCAAGGATAACACAGTTCCAGAGGGTGCCAAGTTGGTTGACCACCGGCGCTATGAAATCAATGGCATTAACCATGAGCAAGCCTTGACGCTCCTCGACCATTACCGGAGCAGTTTGGAAAACTTTGAATACCGGCAGGGCGACCTGGATGACGCCTTTGTCAACATTACCGGAAAGGAGATTCAATAA
- a CDS encoding MFS transporter, translating to MLAAGITMPLAAYLTNSVKLKPLFSVTMMIFLVGTVISALAPNFALLLIGRLIEGVSVGITMPLVPNVLALIFSPQHRGTVMGLAGIIINFGPATGPTVSGIIVDYFSWRMLFIILIPVCIVVLIATQLFVKNVAPAKPSSLDIPSVLTSMAGLAILLYSLGRVGETGRLDWQTVILQVAGIAIMTYFVKRQLRLKRLLLEMRVFKAPSFRLGAILALLNTSSLMATELMLPLFNQNVLKVTPTVSGLMLIPSALVMMVVSPIAGQLYDQIGIKKVAFLGFGIGLLTTIPMAFYSPTTSISTVTALYAIRCGGINLAYSPVSVYGLNALSQEYVVFGNTLMVNLNQIGNAFANAMAASLQALGQKHGIAHQLSMPASVLQGFHWSFWSIAVLNIIAFALLFKLKNRSAVELK from the coding sequence ATGCTTGCCGCTGGAATCACCATGCCGCTCGCGGCTTACCTTACTAATTCGGTTAAACTAAAGCCGCTTTTCTCGGTTACCATGATGATTTTCCTCGTTGGGACCGTTATCTCAGCATTGGCACCGAACTTCGCCCTCTTACTAATCGGGCGGCTGATTGAAGGTGTTTCCGTTGGTATTACCATGCCACTGGTTCCTAATGTTCTTGCCCTGATTTTCTCGCCGCAGCACCGAGGAACCGTAATGGGCCTGGCAGGAATTATCATTAACTTCGGACCGGCTACGGGACCCACCGTTTCCGGGATCATCGTCGACTACTTTAGTTGGCGGATGCTATTTATTATTCTAATTCCAGTCTGCATCGTTGTCCTGATCGCCACCCAATTATTCGTTAAAAACGTGGCTCCAGCCAAGCCGTCATCCCTTGATATTCCTTCCGTCCTCACCTCGATGGCGGGCCTGGCAATCTTACTATACAGTCTGGGGCGAGTTGGTGAAACTGGACGGTTAGATTGGCAGACTGTGATTCTCCAGGTAGCCGGAATCGCCATTATGACTTACTTTGTCAAACGCCAGCTCAGGCTCAAAAGGCTACTACTGGAAATGCGGGTCTTCAAGGCGCCCTCTTTCCGGCTTGGCGCAATTCTGGCCCTCCTTAACACTTCGTCCTTAATGGCAACCGAACTAATGCTGCCGCTCTTTAACCAGAACGTCTTGAAAGTCACGCCCACTGTCTCCGGATTGATGCTGATTCCGAGCGCCCTCGTGATGATGGTGGTTTCACCAATTGCTGGGCAGCTCTATGACCAAATTGGGATTAAGAAGGTCGCCTTCCTCGGTTTTGGGATTGGCTTGCTGACGACAATCCCGATGGCCTTTTACTCACCAACTACGAGTATTTCTACCGTGACGGCCCTGTACGCCATTCGCTGTGGTGGTATTAATCTGGCTTACTCCCCGGTCAGTGTCTATGGTCTAAATGCCCTTTCGCAGGAGTATGTCGTTTTCGGTAATACTCTGATGGTTAACCTGAACCAAATTGGGAATGCTTTCGCTAATGCGATGGCTGCTAGCTTGCAAGCACTCGGCCAAAAGCACGGCATTGCCCACCAGCTTTCGATGCCCGCTTCAGTTCTCCAGGGTTTTCACTGGTCTTTCTGGTCGATTGCGGTTCTCAATATTATTGCCTTTGCGCTCCTATTCAAGCTCAAAAATCGTTCGGCGGTAGAGCTAAAGTAG
- a CDS encoding GNAT family N-acetyltransferase, whose product MWQVKRFNELTVTDLYQLLALRAQVFVVDQQRVYQDPDGRVAASNKVRGQGFGGQLLDKIMQTIQQEFPGRQIEIEAQVQVEDFYKRVGFVSEGEPFIYKSTPHIKMVHEPM is encoded by the coding sequence ATGTGGCAGGTTAAACGATTCAATGAATTAACGGTAACCGATCTTTATCAACTTCTCGCATTACGGGCGCAAGTTTTTGTGGTTGACCAACAGCGCGTTTACCAGGATCCTGATGGTCGGGTTGCAGCGAGCAACAAGGTGCGTGGCCAGGGATTTGGTGGTCAGTTGTTGGATAAAATTATGCAAACAATCCAACAAGAGTTCCCAGGCAGACAGATTGAAATTGAGGCTCAGGTCCAAGTTGAAGATTTTTATAAACGAGTCGGCTTTGTCAGTGAGGGAGAGCCGTTCATTTATAAGTCCACACCACATATCAAGATGGTGCATGAGCCGATGTAG
- a CDS encoding MarR family winged helix-turn-helix transcriptional regulator, whose product MLTDQEIDSIRAFNRHYTQVLGVLNKRTFDTDLTWPEGRILIEVAVNHLDTPMAVTRALHLDKSYASRTIKRLTDKGILQKTPSPTDSRSINISLTEHGHAVFEDINQKSNDLIKKMIEDLSPAEQEEYFQSIKTINQLLFKKGMD is encoded by the coding sequence ATGTTAACCGACCAAGAAATTGATAGTATTCGGGCATTTAACCGGCACTACACCCAAGTCTTAGGAGTATTGAACAAACGGACTTTTGATACTGACCTAACTTGGCCGGAGGGGCGGATCTTAATCGAAGTGGCAGTTAACCACCTCGACACCCCGATGGCAGTCACCCGGGCCCTGCACCTGGATAAAAGTTATGCCAGCCGGACAATTAAACGGTTGACAGATAAGGGGATCTTACAAAAGACACCCTCACCAACGGATTCACGGTCAATTAATATTTCGCTGACCGAACATGGTCACGCGGTATTTGAAGATATTAATCAGAAATCTAACGACCTGATTAAGAAGATGATTGAAGATCTTTCGCCCGCGGAGCAGGAAGAATATTTTCAAAGTATCAAGACCATTAATCAGTTACTTTTCAAGAAGGGGATGGATTAA
- a CDS encoding TetR/AcrR family transcriptional regulator, whose protein sequence is MVITAGVARSTFYRHFTDKLDFVRFLIQQELTAFDQQYHPQTIKERFQKEYMREVWRYLLRDQRAVLGLERAGLSYLYLEELNKHLLTLYPYSMTTEEQIDLFGLAGAQYNIIFNLFVKKHH, encoded by the coding sequence TTGGTAATAACTGCCGGTGTGGCAAGATCAACTTTTTATCGGCACTTTACAGATAAATTAGATTTTGTCCGTTTTTTAATCCAACAGGAATTAACTGCCTTTGATCAGCAGTACCATCCCCAGACAATTAAAGAACGGTTTCAAAAGGAGTATATGCGTGAAGTGTGGCGTTACTTATTACGTGACCAACGAGCAGTTTTAGGGCTTGAAAGGGCTGGTCTTTCATATCTCTACTTGGAAGAGCTGAACAAACATTTATTAACTCTATACCCATACAGCATGACGACAGAAGAACAGATTGATCTATTTGGTCTTGCAGGCGCTCAGTATAACATTATCTTTAATCTTTTCGTGAAAAAGCATCATTAA
- a CDS encoding alpha/beta fold hydrolase, whose protein sequence is MNQITIQQITVNQQTFTVRTAGLDNNGDLVVLLHGFPESSLMWETLMLKLANQGYRVIAPNQRGYSAGARPLGVQNYKMKLLAADVVALAHFFGFQQKFHLVGHDIGAVVGWTTATLYPQLLKSWTALSVPNWPAYIWALENDPVQEEKGHYVHTFQHKYIPELILRAFHYRVLRKLWAGFPQATIDAYLDLFSEKGALTAVVNWYRALLQLPQINYKQITVPTKFIWGNQDLAIARSGVERNRQYITGPYQFVELDAGHWFMEFNREEICKQISEHIKKYS, encoded by the coding sequence ATGAATCAAATAACAATCCAACAAATCACTGTCAATCAGCAAACATTCACGGTTCGGACAGCTGGACTTGATAATAATGGTGACCTGGTGGTGCTACTCCATGGTTTCCCCGAAAGCTCGTTAATGTGGGAAACATTAATGCTTAAACTAGCGAATCAGGGATACCGGGTAATTGCCCCTAACCAACGCGGATATTCTGCTGGGGCTAGGCCACTGGGTGTTCAAAATTATAAGATGAAGTTACTGGCCGCTGATGTTGTTGCGTTAGCTCACTTTTTCGGTTTTCAACAAAAATTTCACCTAGTAGGTCATGACATTGGAGCAGTTGTCGGTTGGACAACGGCAACCCTTTACCCACAACTATTGAAGTCCTGGACTGCGCTTTCCGTTCCTAATTGGCCTGCATATATTTGGGCATTGGAGAATGATCCTGTCCAAGAGGAAAAAGGGCATTATGTTCATACCTTCCAGCATAAGTACATTCCTGAACTAATTCTTCGCGCATTTCACTACCGAGTATTAAGGAAACTATGGGCCGGGTTCCCACAAGCAACGATTGACGCTTACCTAGATCTCTTCTCTGAAAAAGGTGCGTTAACAGCGGTTGTTAATTGGTACCGTGCCCTTCTCCAACTACCGCAAATTAATTACAAACAGATCACCGTGCCAACCAAATTTATTTGGGGTAATCAAGATCTTGCAATTGCTAGGAGTGGTGTTGAGCGAAACCGCCAATATATCACTGGCCCTTATCAATTTGTCGAATTAGACGCTGGTCACTGGTTCATGGAATTCAACCGTGAAGAAATTTGTAAACAAATTAGTGAACACATTAAAAAATATTCTTAA
- a CDS encoding carboxymuconolactone decarboxylase family protein, which translates to MAKKQTAGRDQLGAFAPKFAELNDDVLFGQVWSREKELSPRDRSFLTVTALITKGAFEQLPYHMQTAKKNGITKEKIAEMITQLAFYVGWPNAWSAFNVAKKVWDD; encoded by the coding sequence ATGGCAAAGAAACAAACTGCTGGCCGTGATCAACTGGGTGCTTTTGCCCCGAAATTTGCAGAACTGAATGATGATGTCCTCTTCGGACAGGTTTGGTCCCGGGAAAAGGAACTGAGTCCCCGTGACCGGAGTTTTCTCACCGTCACTGCGTTAATCACTAAGGGCGCTTTTGAGCAGCTTCCCTACCACATGCAAACCGCAAAGAAAAATGGGATTACCAAGGAAAAAATTGCCGAAATGATTACCCAACTCGCCTTTTATGTTGGCTGGCCGAATGCCTGGTCAGCATTCAACGTTGCCAAGAAGGTCTGGGACGATTAA
- a CDS encoding serine hydrolase domain-containing protein: MKKISLFFLLMLCSLGMSFAIAQPQAKAAPADRQSQKQLEDYLKAHHINGVMLVNGKGSQPITITHNENANQKQVVKANQLFPIASLQKIITGTAIYQLRQKKQLDWDTPLNRYFPQVAGSEDITVRELMNHTSGLVNNDRPVMPLKGEKQQIAYMLKHLKNDHVHTWDYQDVDYEMLAAIVRKQTHTSYNTYLHQKFAQPLQLHQMKDFSEVAQKEVPQTMDRTVDWRQVTVTTSSDFGAGNLFMSPNDYWKFIYNEVLNNPKMTAEFYQQAAKQEVAYFGGVYFGGDIIRANGSVPGYNCCFIANYKTKKMVMLFTNNIDYLTLKSTSDDLLHNYMGD; encoded by the coding sequence ATGAAAAAAATCAGCTTATTTTTTCTCCTAATGCTTTGTTCTCTGGGAATGTCGTTTGCAATTGCACAACCGCAAGCAAAGGCCGCACCAGCTGACCGACAAAGCCAAAAACAGCTTGAGGATTACCTTAAAGCCCACCACATCAACGGGGTAATGCTGGTCAATGGCAAGGGGAGCCAGCCAATCACCATCACTCACAACGAAAATGCTAATCAAAAGCAGGTTGTCAAAGCTAACCAACTATTTCCCATTGCTTCCCTTCAAAAAATTATTACCGGAACGGCGATTTACCAGCTAAGACAGAAAAAACAGCTTGACTGGGATACACCGCTGAATAGATACTTCCCCCAAGTTGCGGGCAGTGAGGATATTACGGTTCGCGAATTAATGAACCACACTAGCGGATTGGTCAATAACGACCGTCCAGTAATGCCGCTAAAGGGTGAAAAGCAGCAAATTGCCTATATGTTGAAACACCTGAAAAACGACCACGTCCACACTTGGGACTACCAGGACGTGGATTATGAAATGTTAGCGGCCATCGTTCGCAAGCAAACTCATACCAGCTACAATACTTACCTCCACCAGAAGTTCGCCCAGCCCCTGCAGCTTCATCAAATGAAGGATTTTTCCGAGGTTGCTCAAAAGGAAGTTCCCCAGACGATGGACCGGACAGTTGATTGGCGGCAAGTGACGGTTACGACCTCTTCAGACTTCGGAGCGGGAAACCTCTTTATGTCGCCAAATGATTATTGGAAGTTTATTTACAACGAAGTCTTGAATAACCCCAAGATGACTGCGGAATTTTACCAGCAGGCGGCCAAGCAAGAAGTTGCCTACTTCGGGGGTGTGTACTTTGGCGGAGACATTATCCGTGCCAACGGCAGTGTCCCTGGCTATAACTGCTGTTTCATCGCCAACTACAAGACCAAGAAAATGGTAATGCTTTTTACCAACAATATCGACTACCTGACCCTCAAGTCAACGTCTGATGACCTATTGCACAATTATATGGGCGATTAG
- a CDS encoding helix-turn-helix domain-containing protein, with translation MSNRTSNHTLNQRLVAVVKVLERKHSLSGVARELGIARTTLRRWIVNYQNNGVAGLKESHTCRRYPTDLKRAAVLDYLDNHYSQLECCRKYNISSRSLLMRWVNQYTNGKTLKKITGGSTKMKTPRKTTYDQRLEIVHFTLANDKDYQTAVRKYGVSYSQVYSWVRKYERDGRKALVDHRGHQMQKPALAKLSKEEQLERRIKELEARNQDLAAENFFLKKLSALEDEDKK, from the coding sequence ATGTCCAATCGAACTAGTAATCATACTCTAAATCAGCGGCTAGTAGCCGTGGTAAAGGTTCTGGAGAGAAAGCACTCTTTAAGCGGGGTGGCCCGAGAACTGGGAATTGCCAGGACAACTTTAAGAAGGTGGATCGTTAACTACCAGAATAATGGGGTGGCGGGCTTAAAGGAGTCACACACTTGTCGCCGTTATCCTACTGACCTCAAGCGAGCGGCGGTCCTGGATTATCTGGACAATCATTACTCGCAACTAGAGTGCTGTCGTAAGTATAATATCTCCAGTCGTAGTCTTCTCATGCGTTGGGTGAACCAGTATACTAACGGTAAAACCTTGAAGAAGATTACGGGAGGTTCTACCAAGATGAAAACACCGCGGAAAACTACTTACGATCAACGGCTGGAAATTGTCCACTTCACGCTTGCCAATGATAAGGACTACCAAACAGCGGTGAGGAAGTATGGTGTTTCTTACAGCCAGGTTTATAGCTGGGTTCGGAAATATGAACGTGACGGTCGAAAAGCACTCGTTGATCATCGCGGACATCAAATGCAAAAACCGGCTTTGGCTAAGTTAAGTAAAGAAGAACAATTGGAACGGCGGATTAAGGAACTAGAAGCCCGCAATCAAGACCTCGCCGCGGAAAACTTCTTCCTAAAAAAATTAAGTGCCCTGGAGGACGAAGACAAGAAGTAA